The Trichosurus vulpecula isolate mTriVul1 chromosome 4, mTriVul1.pri, whole genome shotgun sequence genome contains a region encoding:
- the TMEM212 gene encoding transmembrane protein 212, whose protein sequence is MRSPFQYAGLVLIIFGILSIFSGIFAFFPVFSYKIWFTGWSAWIACPIWNGALVVTVGILVLWAHKKQTQRSLWEAGFTFAILSVIGCPLQMVIAIQSALLGPYCYYSFSGIAGTNYLGYAVMFPFPYMRYPSICVDPPHYEEYHLILQTLDLASGLAMLCTSLTVLVKLSLRLLRFGDLNVSSQKQ, encoded by the exons ATGAGGAGCCCATTCCAATATGCTGGCTTGGTTCTTATCATCTTTGGAATACTAAGCATATTCTCTGGGATCTTTGCTTTCTTTCCAGTATTTTCCTACAAGATTTGGTTCACTGGATGGAGTGCCTGGATCGCTTGTCCCATCTGGAATGGAGCTTTG GTAGTTACTGTTGGTATTCTTGTCCTCTGGGCTCACAAAAAGCAGACACAAAGATCTCTG TGGGAAGCTGGTTTCACCTTTGCCATCTTGAGTGTCATTGGATGCCCACTTCAAATGGTAATTGCCATACAATCTGCTCTTCTGGGGCCATATTGCTACTACTCATTCTCAGGAATTGCTGGAACCAATTATCTCGGTTATGCAGTGATGTTTCCTTTTCCGTATATGAGATACCCATCAATATGTGTGGATCCGCCCCACTATGAAGAGTACCACCTGATTCTACAAACCCTCGACCTGGCTTCCGGTTTGGCCATGCTCTGCACATCTCTTACTGTGCTGGTCAAGCTTTCCTTGAGGCTCTTACGGTTTGGAGACTTAAATGTAAGTTCTCAGAAACAATGA